Proteins encoded in a region of the Neodiprion lecontei isolate iyNeoLeco1 chromosome 5, iyNeoLeco1.1, whole genome shotgun sequence genome:
- the LOC107217255 gene encoding neurofibromin isoform X1 gives MGTQKPGEWAHLLIARFEDQLPCRAGPQTTHSRINEEKNKKCLIQISRYRFSLVISGLTKMLQRVNELAPCGVGQRSFHFSDQDRHCYESIIIVLDTLERCLSNQPKDTTKFDETMNVKLLLREICQFIDVPNDSPQHAHLKNLASKVLFALSLNFFNAVFNRISARLQELSVSNEENPDYSDIELIQHINVDVHRLTRLLNETIQKFKQLKKSAHLVLINSLEKAIWNWMDTYPHEFANLQKKPNDDLSKVCGELFDILDTFADNKKGRAAAVWPLQIMLLILSPKVLEEIVNADSGAPCSPRHSKKKQFIDSVKRGLGMHGGSSRQLVEAAAVTCVKLCKASTYINILDSNNVAFTLVQNVINDLKALLFNPCKPFSRGQNYIAQDIDLMIDCFISCFRIKPHNNEALKVCLNLNFPSTYQFVLVSSLYKIITQPRLLWWPQIDLVYSRSAELRAMFTDALNKVAQGYISHAPLRMIQSLTLKGKEQSKYKDRGEDISGYRNLLLWMVRLIHADPMLMLNNQGKAGHEIQSSTLELINGLVSLVHQPTMPDVAHEAMEALLVLHHPDKIKAWNPEAPINTFWDVSSQVLFSISQKLIQHQIVNYTDILKWLREILVCRNAFLSQNKDYANVGSQIAICKQAHIKLEVVFFMYLWSIDMEAVLVAMSCFALLCEEADIRCGSDEVAVTCLLPNYHLYIELAQASTILTTASGESRIYYHEHNHGRAALQKRIMTLLRKIEHCVNGVQPAWEETFRNWELACRQLSNYRKTKSEDPQTEPSHRSTGKRRASHQNSEHELEEQINEWANMTGFLCAMGGVCLQRRSPSRPVSSLVSNSETKRSITLANPNQEVQYCPVTQFVFNLLRLLICNNEKFGAQIQKHVKELVGHEMSPALYPILFDQIKSIVEKFFDQQGQVVVSDLNTQFIEHTIFIMKNVLDSKTDQPSEHLGVTSIEGMMLAIVRYVRHLDMTVHAIHIKTKLCQLVEVMMKRRDDLAFRQEMKFRNKLVEYLTDWVMGTSHQIAPPSGGDVTVITSIYSRDLDQACMEAVGALLRGLPLQPEESDRGDLMEAKSQLFLKYFTLFMNLLNDCSESTEEKEVVTRQRVTAGKLSTLRNATIQAMSNLLSANIDSGLMHSIDLGYNRDLQTRAAFMEVLTKILQQGTEFDTLAETVLADRFEQLVQLVTMISDKGELPIAMALANVVTTNQMDELARVFVTLFDAKHLLSPLLWNMFYREVEVSDCMQTLFRGNSLGSKIMAFCFKIYGASYLQSLLEPLIKPLLEDPVTHFEVDSARIDINEDIEKNGRNLIALTQRVFDAIVSSADKFPPQLRSMCHCLYQVLSKRFPQCPQNNIGAVGTVIFLRFINPAIVSPQEMGIVSKQVPTPVKRGLMLMSKILQNIANHVEFSKEQHMLPFNDFLRAHFEIGRRFFIQIASDCETVDQANHPMSFISDTNVLALHRLLWNHQERIGDYLSSSRDHKAVGRRPFDKMATLLAYLGPPEHKPVDSNLLFSSFDRWSSIDMSSTNFEEIMVKHNMHEKEEFKSIKSLNIFYQAGTSKQGYPVFYYIARRYKIGETNGDLLIYHVILTLKPFCHSPFELVVDFTHTCSDNRFRTEFLQKWFYVLPEVAYENIHAAYIYNCNSWVREYTKFHDRILAPLKGNRKVVFIEAPGRLNDLIDLEQQKLPGATLSLDEDLKVFNNALKLSHKDTKVAIKVGPTAIQITSAEKCKVLSHAVLLNDVYYASEIEEVCLVDDNQFTLTIANESGPLSFIHNDCDSIVQAIIHIRNRWELSQPDSVTVHQKIRPKDVPGTLLNMALLNLGSSDPNLRTAAYNQLCALTATFDLKIEGQLLETSGLCIPSNNTIFIKSVSEKLATNEPHLTLEFLEECIQGFRVSNIELKHLCLEYMTPWLVNLVRFCKPSDESKRQKQVTQILEKLITLTIEEVQMYPSIQAKIWGSIGQVPELIDMVLDNFIQRSVRYGLGTPMVEIMADTAVALASANVQLVAKKVIGRLCRVVDKTCTSPTALLEQHAMWHDIAILARYLLMLSFNNCLDVGRHLPYLFHTVTFLVCSGSLSMRASTHGLVINIIHSLCTCTKPSFSEDTQRVLRLSLDEFSLPKFYLLFGISKVKSAAVTAFRSSYRHSNEKWFGNERSLSGGQDRERLALTSLEVITDALLEIMEACMRDIPDCDWLQTWTTLAKSFAFCFNPALQPRALIVFGCISKSITDQDIKQLLRILVKALESFDDIILLEAIVMCLTRLQPLLRPESPIHRSLFWVATSVLQLDEASLYASGLALLEQNLHTLDSQGIFDDKTLEQVMMSTREPLEWHFKQLDHAVGLSFKTNFHFALVGHLLKGYRHPTPTTVSRTARVLTMLLAIVAKPLRRDKFEVTPDSVAYLAALVSVSEEVRSRCHIRHSLGRAVAESGSTDFLDTLVPHNTDSTGGMTNPANRRQKSWDLLDQSAITQAKQQKQHTPHQTGRILFKTQRSFSVPTTKEAKPINDSEAKNRSARVSVSNENNVLLDPEVLTDFPTQTLVLTVLATLVKYSTDENETRILYQYLAEASVVFPKVFPVIHNLLDAKITSVLSSCHDQVILSAVQAIIQNMIACEDTSQQQLHFLQSCGFGGLWRFAGPYTKCNPTAESAELFVNCLEAMVETCLPVEEGEGMFNSEQSSRDERVSIGDSQYSSTLGVNSVSTMNVAATSSSSLNMVSPIEKESDILSTTSLDRYHTRGRKASLTTGNLIPASSGNGTGGIHLA, from the exons ATGGGCACTCAAAAACCGGGCGAGTGGGCACATCTGCTGATTGCGCGTTTCGAGGACCAG CTCCCATGCCGTGCTGGTCCTCAAACAACACACTCTCGCATCaacgaagaaaagaataaaaaatgtctgaTCCAAATATCCCGTTACCGATTCTCGCTGGTTATTTCTGGCCTTACAAAAATGCTGCAACGTGTCAACGAGTTGGCACCTTGCGGTGTTGGTCAACGTTCATTCCATTTTTCCGATCAAGATCGTCACTGCTACGAATCGATTATCATAGTCTTGGATACGCTAGAACGCTGCCTCAGTAATCAACCCAAAGACACAACAAAGTTTGACGAAACGATGAATGTAAAACTATTGTTGAGAGAGATTTGCCAATTCATCG ATGTGCCCAATGACAGTCCGCAGCACGCGCATCTCAAGAATCTTGCCAGCAAGGTCCTCTTTGCCCTTAGtttaaatttcttcaatgcagTCTTTAATAGAATTTCAGCCAGACTTCAAGAGCTGTCAGTATCGAACGAAGAAAATCCAGATTACAGCGACATAGAACTTATACAGCATATCAACGTTGACGTTCATAGATTGACGAGGCTTTTAAATG AAACGATTCAGAAGTTCAAGCAGTTGAAAAAGTCGGCGCATCTTGTGCTGATAAATTCGCTAGAGAAGGCAATATGGAATTGGATGGATACTTACCCGCACGAGTTTGCCAATCTTCAGAAAAAGCCAAACGACGATTTGTCCAAAGTGTGTGGAGAGCTATTCGACATTCTAGACACATTTGCCGACAACAAAAAGGGCAGAGCAGCTGCCGTTTGGCCTCTACAGATAATGCTGCTGATTCTCTCTCCGAAAGTACTTGAAGAAATTGTAAACGCAGATTCGGGTGCGCCTTGTTCTCCTAGGCattcgaagaaaaaacagtTCATCGATAGCGTCAAGAGAGGGTTGGGCATGCACGGAGGTTCCAGCAGACAGCTAGTCGAAGCTGCCGCAGTAACATGTGTTAAACTTTGCAAGGCCTCTACTTACATAAACATATTAGATTCGAACAATGTTGCCTTTACCTTGGTACAAAATGTGATAAACGACTTGAAGGCCCTCCTCTTCAATCCATGCAAACCCTTCTCGCGTGGGCAGAATTACATTGCGCAAGACATTGATCTCATGATCGATTGCTTCATAAGTTGCTTTCGCATCAAACCCCACAACAACGAAGCGCTGAAAGTCTGTTTGAACTTAAACTTTCCTTCGACTTATCAGTTCGTCCTGGTCAGTTCGTTGTACAA GATAATCACACAGCCAAGATTACTTTGGTGGCCCCAGATAGATCTCGTCTATTCACGCAGCGCAGAACTGAGAGCCATGTTCACCGATGCTCTGAACAAGGTTGCTCAGGGTTACATATCGCACGCTCCGTTACGCATGATCCAGAGCTTGACACTCAAAGGCAAGGAACAAAGCAAGTACAAggatcggggagaagacatATCCGGATACAGGAATCTCCTTCTTTGGATGGTGCGACTGATTCACGCCGATCCCATGTTGATGTTGAAT AATCAAGGGAAAGCGGGCCATGAAATACAAAGCTCGACTCTCGAGCTGATCAACGGATTAGTTTCTCTGGTTCATCAGCCAACGATGCCAGATGTTGCGCACGAGGCGATGGAAGCTCTGCTGGTTCTGCACCACCCTGACAAAATTAAGGCGTGGAATCCCGAAGCTCCAATAAACACATTCTGGGATGTCAGTTCTCAAGTCCTTTTCTCCATATCACAAAAACTGATCCAACACCAAATAGTAAATTACACAGACATACTGAAGTGGCTTAGAGAAATACTCGTCTGTAGAAACGCTTTCCTTTCCCAAAACAAAGACTATGCCAACGTTGGCAGTCAAATCGCCATCTGTAAACAAGCTCACATTAAGTTGGAG GTGGTTTTCTTCATGTATTTATGGAGCATTGACATGGAAGCAGTTTTAGTCGCAATGTCATGCTTTGCACTCCTCTGTGAAGAAGCCGACATCCGTTGTGGCAGTGACGAGGTAGCAGTAACGTGCCTTTTACCAAACTACCACTTGTACATTGAACTTGCTCAGGCGTCGACAATCCTAACAACTG CCAGCGGAGAGAGTAGGATTTATTATCATGAACACAATCACG GTCGTGCTGCTCTGCAAAAAAGGATTATGACACTACTTAGAAAAATAGAACACTGCGTCAATGGTGTGCAACCT GCTTGGGAAGAGACATTCAGAAACTGGGAATTGGCTTGTCGGCAATTGTCAAATTACCGTAAAACAAAATCCGAGGATCCACAGACTGAACCATCGCACCGTAGCACTGGTAAACGGAGAGCTTCCCACCAAAATTCGGAGCACGAGTTAGAGGAACAGATAAACGAATGGGCAAACATGACTGGATTTTTATGTGCGATGGGCGGTGTGTGTCTCCAGAGGAGATCGCCCAGCAGGCCGGTGTCCAGTCTAGTTTCAAACTCTGAGACAAAGAGAAGCATTACCTTAGCAAATCCAAACCAGGAAGTGCAGTACTGCCCGGTAACGCAGTTTGTATTCAATCTCCTGAGGCTGTTGATATGCAACAACGAAAAGTTTGGCGCACAGATACAAAAGCACGTCAAGGAGTTGGTGGGACACGAAATGAGCCCAGCCTTGTACCCGATATTGTTTGACCAAATAAAGAGCATTGTAGAAAAGTTCTTCGACCAGCAAGGGCAGGTTGTTGTTTCGGATCTGAACACGCAGTTTATCGAGCACACAATATTTATTATGAAAAACGTTTTGGACTCGAAAACTGATCAGCCATCTGAACATCTCGGGGTAACCAGCATCGAAGGGATGATGCTTGCGATTGTCAGATATGTCAGACATTTGGACATGACCGTTCACGCAATACATATTAAAACCAAATTGTGTCAGTTGGTGGAGGTCATGATGAAGCGGCGCGACGATTTGGCCTTCAGACAGGAAATGAAGTTCAGGAATAAGTTGGTAGAGTATCTCACAGATTGGGTAATGGGCACCAGTCATCAAATTGCACCTCCCAGTGGCGGCGATGTGACTGTTATCACTAG TATTTACTCTAGGGATTTGGACCAGGCATGTATGGAGGCTGTTGGAGCGCTGTTACGTGGATTACCCCTTCAACCCGAGGAGTCAGATAGAGGTGACCTAATGGAGGCAAAGTCACAACTCTTCCTGAAGTACTTTACCCTATTCATGAATTTGCTGAATGACTGCAGTGAATCGACTGAAGAAAAAGAGGTTGTAACGAGGCAAAGAGTGACCGCCGGGAAACTGTCCACTCTTCGGAATGCTACAATTCAAGCAATGAGCAATCTCCTCAGTGCTAACATTGATAGCGGCCTTATGCATTCGATTG ACCTCGGCTACAACAGAGACCTTCAAACACGCGCCGCGTTCATGGAAGTACTTACGAAAATCCTTCAGCAAGGTACAGAGTTTGATACTCTAGCCGAAACTGTGCTGGCCGATAGATTCGAACAGCTTGTCCAGCTCGTTACCATGATCAGTGACAAGGGAGAGTTGCCAATCGCTATGGCCCTTGCCAACGTGGTCACTACCAACCAGATGGACGAATTGGCCAGAGTGTTCGTCACCTTGTTTGACGCAAAGCATTTGCTGTCACCTCTCCTTTGGAATATGTTTTACCGCGAAGTTGAAGTCTCTGACTGCATGCAAACCCTCTTCAGAGGGAATAGTCTGGGAAGCAAAATCATGGCATTCTGTTTCAAAATATATGGTGCTAGCTACTTGCAGAGCTTGTTGGAACCTTTAATAAAACCATTGCTAGAGGATCCGGTGACCCACTTTGAAGTTGACAGTGCGCGGATCGACATTAACGAAGACATTGAAAAAAACGGCCGAAATTTAATAGCTCTTACTCAAAGAGTATTTGACGCCATTGTGTCGTCAGCAGACAA ATTCCCTCCACAGTTACGATCGATGTGTCACTGTTTGTACCAAGTGCTGAGCAAGAGATTCCCACAGTGCCCACAAAATAATATCGGAGCTGTGGGTACGGTAATATTTTTGCGATTCATCAATCCAGCGATTGTTTCGCCGCAAGAAATGGGAATAGTCAGTAAGCAAGTTCCTACACCGGTCAAGAGAGGTCTGATGCTAATGTCCAAAATTCTGCAGAACATCGCGAATCATGTGGAATTTAGTAAAGAGCAGCACATGCTCCCGTTCAATGACTTCCTTAGAGCACACTTTGAAATTGGCAGGAGATTCTTCATACAAATTGCTTCTGATTGCGAAACAGTGGATCAGGCGAATCATCCTATGTCTTTCATATCAGATACCAATGTTTTGGCTTTGCACAGACTTCTGTGGAATCACCAGGAGAGGATTGGAGATTATTTGAGCAGCAGCCGAGACCATAAAGCCGTTGGCAGGAGGCCGTTTGACAAGATGGCTACATTACTGGCTTATTTAGGACCTCCAGAGCACAAGCCGGTAGATTCAAA TTTGCTATTTTCATCCTTCGATCGATGGTCAAGTATCGACATGTCATCAACAAACTTTGAGGAAATCATGGTAAAGCATAACATGCATGAAAAGGAAGAGTTCAAAAGTATCaaaagtttgaatattttctatcAAGCTGGAACAAGCAAGCAAGGCTATCCTGTGTTCTACTATATTGCTCGGAGATACAA AATTGGTGAAACAAACGGCGACCTGTTGATCTATCACGTGATACTTACTCTGAAGCCATTTTGTCACTCACCATTTGAGCTTGTAGTAGATTTTACTCATACTTGTTCGGACAATCGTTTCAGGACGGAATTTTTGCAGAAATGGTTTTACGTTCTTCCCGAAGTCGCGTATGAGAACATTCACGCggcttatatatataattgcaATAGCTGGGTCCGCGAGTACACAAAGTTTCACGATAGAATTCTAGCCCCTTTGAAGGGGAATCGAAAGGTGGTATTCATAGAAGCTCCCGGGAGGCTGAACGATCTGATCGATCTTGAACAGCAAAAATTACCTGGTGCGACACTGTCCCTAGACGAAGATCTCAAGGTGTTCAACAATGCGCTCAAACTCTCGCACAAGGACACAAAAGTTGCCATTAAAGTTGGCCCTACCGCAATTCAAATAACttctgctgaaaaatgcaaagTTCTGTCTCACGCGGTGTTGTTGAACGACGTTTATTACGCTTCTGAAATAGAGGAGGTCTGCTTGGTCGATGATAACCAGTTCACGCTCACAATAGCCAATGAATCTGGACCTCTTTCTTTCATACACAACGACTGTGATAGCATAGTGCAAGCTATTATTCATATAAGGAATCGGTGGGAGCTTTCCCAGCCAGATTCCGTAACTGTACACCAAAAAATACGCCCTAAAGACGTGCCTGGTACTCTGCTGAACATGGCTCTTCTGAATCTCGGTAGTTCAGATCCGAACCTGAGAACAGCGGCGTACAATCAGCTTTGCGCACTGACGGCGACGTTTGATCTCAAGATAGAAGGACAGCTATTAGAGACTTCAGGTCTGTGTATTCCCTCCAATaacacaatttttattaaatcagTTAGTGAAAAACTAGCGACAAACGAACCACATTTGACACTGGAGTTCCTCGAGGAGTGTATTCAAGGCTTCAGGGTATCAAATATAGAGTTGAAGCATTTGTGCCTAGAGTATATGACCCCGTGGCTGGTGAATCTCGTGAGGTTTTGCAAACCCTCTGACGAGAGCAAGCGTCAGAAACAGGTAACTCAGATATTGGAGAAGCTGATAACTCTGACTATTGAAGAGGTCCAAATGTATCCTAGTATACAAGCAAAGATTTGGGGAAGTATAGGTCAGGTACCAGAGCTGATCGATATGGTCCTAGACAACTTCATACAACGGAGTGTTAGATATGGGCTTGGAACACCCATGGTCGAAATTATGGCTGACACGGCCGTCGCTCTGGCTTCGGCGAATGTTCAGTTAGTGGCGAAAAAGGTCATTGGACGACTTTGCAGGGTCGTTGACAAGACGTGCACCTCTCCAACTGCTTTGCTGGAGCAGCACGCAATGTGGCATGACATTGCCATTCTGGCCCGATACTTGCTCATGCTATCCTTCAACAATTGCTTGGACGTGGGGCGGCATCTTCCGTACCTGTTTCACACTGTAACCTTCTTAGTTTGCTCCGGGAGTTTGAGCATGAGGGCATCGACTCATGGATTAGTGATTAACATTATTCATTCCTTGTGTACCTGTACCAAACCCTCCTTTTCGGAGGATACTCAAAGAGTGCTAAGACTTAGTTTGGACGAGTTTTCCCTCCCAAAGTTCTACCTGCTATTTGGTATAAGCAAAGTTAAGTCAGCTGCCGTTACTGCCTTTAGGTCAAGCTACAGGCATTCCAATGAAAAGTGGTTTGGAAATGAACGCAGCTTGTCCGGTGGACAGGACAGAGAAAGGTTGGCTCTCACTAGTTTAGAGGTGATCACCGATGCACTTCTTGAAATAATGGAGGCCTGTATGAGGGACATTCCTGACTGTGATTGGCTCCAGACTTGGACAACCTTAGCAAAGAGTTTTGCCTTTTGCTTCAATCCAGCTCTACAGCCCAGAGCTCTCATCGTCTTTGGCTGTATAAGTAAGAGCATTACAGATCAAGATATAAAACAATTGCTAAGGATACTTGTCAAGGCCCTCGAAAGTTTCGACGACATTATTCTTCTCGAGGCTATAGTTATGTGTTTGACTCGACTTCAACCCCTTCTTAGGCCC GAATCTCCGATACATCGTTCCCTCTTCTGGGTTGCAACCTCGGTATTACAACTCGATGAGGCTTCTCTTTATGCATCTGGGCTGGCATTACTTGAACAGAACTTGCATACACTTGATTCTCAAGGGATATTCGATGATAAG ACTTTGGAACAAGTTATGATGTCTACTCGGGAGCCTTTAGAATGGCATTTTAAGCAACTGGACCACGCAGTTGGTCTGTCCTTCAAAACAAACTTCCACTTTGCTCTGGTAGGGCATTTATTGAAGGGCTATCGACATCCGACTCCTACAACTGTTTCCAGAACAGCGAGAGTGCTGACTATGCTATTGGCCATTGTTGCTAAACCCCTTAGGCGAGACAAGTTTGAAGTGACACCGGATAGTGTGGCTTATCTAGCTG CCTTGGTGTCAGTCTCTGAAGAAGTACGCAGTAGGTGTCATATTCGCCATTCGTTGGGTCGCGCAGTTGCAGAATCCGGAAGCACTGACTTCCTAGATACTCTAGTGCCGCACAATACC GATTCTACTGGCGGCATGACGAATCCCGCGAATCGAAGGCAAAAGTCGTGGGATCTCCTGGATCAATCGGCAATCACACAAGCGAAACAGCAGAAGCAGCACACGCCGCATCAG ACTGGCcgcattttatttaaaacacAGAGATCGTTCTCCGTGCCGACCACGAAGGAGGCCAAGCCGATCAACGACTCGGAAGCGAAG AATCGAAGTGCTAGAGTTAGCGTCAGTAACGAAAATAACGTACTACTGGACCCTGAGGTGCTGACGGATTTCCCCACTCAAACACTGGTACTCACCGTTCTGGCCACGCTAGTCAAGTATTCCACAGATGAAAACGAGACCAGAATTCTTTATCAGTACCTTGCAGAGGCCTCAGTCGTATTTCCAAAGGTGTTTCCAGTTAT CCACAATCTACTGGATGCCAAAATCACCAGCGTTTTATCTTCCTGTCACGACCAAGTGATACTGAGTGCAGTCCAGGCTATTATTCAGAATATGATAGCCTGCGAGGATACGAGTCAACAGCaattgcattttttgcaaAGTTGTGGTTTTGGTGGGTTGTGGAGATTCGCGGGGCCTTACACGAAG TGTAACCCGACTGCTGAGAGTGCTGAACTATTCGTCAACTGCTTGGAAGCAATGGTCGAGACTTGTCTGCCGGTTGAAGAAGGTGAAGGTATGTTCAACAGCGAGCAAAGTTCGAGGGATGAGCGGGTGAGCATTGGTGATAGTCAATACTCTAGCACGTTGGGAGTCAATTCTGTATCGACCATGAACGTGGCTGCAACTAGTTCCAGCAGTCTGAACATGGTTAGTCcgatagagaaagagagcgatATACTCAGTACAACGTCGCTCGACCGCTACCA CACACGAGGAAGAAAGGCAAGCTTGACCACGGGGAACTTGATTCCAGCCAGTAGCGGCAATGGGACAGGAGGCATACATCTCGCCTAG